A region of Ovis canadensis isolate MfBH-ARS-UI-01 breed Bighorn chromosome 19, ARS-UI_OviCan_v2, whole genome shotgun sequence DNA encodes the following proteins:
- the ITIH3 gene encoding inter-alpha-trypsin inhibitor heavy chain H3 isoform X2, with the protein MALARWLCLILALLSGLAVSGFPRNPSRLLGAVDGIEVYSTKVNCKVTSRFAHNVVTTRAVNHANMAKEVSFDVELPKTAFITNFTLTIDGVTYPGNVKEKEVAKKQYEKAVSQGKTAGLVKASGRKLEKFTVSVNVAAGSKVTFELTYEELLKRHKGKYEMYLKVQPKQLVKHFEITVDIFEPQGISTLDAEASFITNDLLGSALTKSFSGKKGHVSFKPSLDQQRSCPTCTDSLLKGDFIITYDVNRESPANVQIVSGYFVHFFAPQGLPVVPKSVVFVIDVSGSMHGRKMEQTKDALLKILEDVKQDDYLNFILFSGDVTTWKDSLVPATPENIQEARKFVMDIHDRGMTNINDALLRGISMLNKAREEHTVPERSTSIIIMLTDGDANVGESRPEKIQENVRNAIGGKFPLYNLGFGNNLNYNFLENMALENHGLARRIYEDSDASLQLQGFYEEVANPLLTGVEAEYPQNAILDLTRNSYQHFYDGSEIVVAGRLADEDMNSFKAAVKGHGAINDLTFTEEVDMKEMEKALQEQHYIFGDYIERLWAYLTIEQLLEKRKNAWGEEKENLTAQALELSLKYHFVTPLTSMVVTKPEDNENQTAIANKPGEGPLDAEVIPSMAYLTSYQGPKTPYYYVDGDPHFIIQIPEKDDAICFNIDEDPGTVLRLIQDPVTGLTVNGQIIGEKRGSSDSQNRRTYFGKLGIASAQMDFRIEVTPENITLWNGDSLSTFSWLDTVMVTQDGLSVMINRKKSMVVSFGDGVAFVVVLHQVWKKEPAHHDFLGFYVVDSRGMSAQTHGLLGQFFHPFDFQVSDVHPGSDPTKPDATMVVKNHQLTVTRGSQKDYGKDISVGRNVACWFVHNNGQGLIDGIHRDYVVPNLF; encoded by the exons GCGGTCGATGGCATCGAGGTCTACAGCACCAAGGTCAACTGCAAGGTGACCTCCCGCTTTGCTCACAATGTCGTCACCACAAGGGCCGTCAACCACGCAAACATGGCCAAGGAGGTGTCCTTTGATGTGGAGCTGCCCAAGACAGCCTTCATCACCAACTTCACCTT GACCATCGACGGTGTTACCTACCCTGGGAACGTCAAGGAGAAGGAAGTTGCCAAGAAGCAATATGAGAAGGCCGTGTCCCAGGGCAAGACAGCTGGCCTGGTCAA GGCCTCTGGGAGGAAGCTGGAGAAATTCACGGTCTCAGTCAATGTGGCTGCAGGCAGCAAGGTCACTTTTGAGCTAACCTACGAGGAGCTGCTCAAGAGGCATAAGGGCAAGTACGAGATGTACCTCAAGGTCCAGCCCAAGCAACTGGTCAAGCACTTTGAG ATCACGGTAGACATCTTCGAGCCTCAGGGCATCAGCACCCTGGATGCTGAAGCCTCGTTCATCACCAATGACCTCTTGGGCAGCGCCCTCACCAAGTCCTTCTCAGGGAAAAAG GGCCATGTATCCTTCAAACCCAGCTTGGACCAACAGCGTTCCTGCCCAACCTGCACAGACTCCCTCCTCAAAGGAGATTTCATCATCACCTATGATGTGAACAGAGAGTCTCCCGCCAATGTGCAA ATCGTCAGTGGCTACTTCGTGCACTTCTTTGCACCTCAAGGCCTTCCGGTGGTCCCCAAGAGTGTGGTCTTTGTGATTGACGTCAGTGGCTCCATGCACGGTCGGAAAATGGAGCAG ACAAAGGATGCCCTCCTCAAAATTCTGGAGGATGTCAAACAGGATGACTACTTGAATTTCATCCTGTTCAGTGGAGACGTGACCACTTGGAAAGACAGTTTAGTTCCAGCCACTCCTGAGAACATCCAGGAAGCCAGGAAATTTGTGATGGACATTCATGATCGAGGAA TGACCAACATCAACGACGCGCTGCTGAGGGGCATCAGTATGCTGAACAAGGCCCGGGAGGAGCATACAGTCCCAGAGAGGAGCACCTCCATTATCATCATGTTGACGGACGGGGACGCCAATGTGG GAGAAAGCAGGCCTGAAAAAATCCAAGAGAATGTGCGGAATGCCATTGGTGGCAAGTTCCCCTTGTATAACCTGGGCTTTGGCAACAATCTGAATTATAACTTCCTGGAAAATATGGCCTTGGAGAACCATGGGCTTGCCCGGCGCATTTATGAGGATTCCGATGCCAGCTTGCAATTGCAG GGCTTCTATGAGGAGGTGGCCAACCCACTGCTGACAGGCGTGGAGGCAGAGTACCCTCAGAATGCCATCCTGGACCTCACCCGGAACAGTTACCAGCACTTCTATGATGGCTCTGAGATCGTGGTAGCCGGGCGCCTGGCAGACGAGGACATGAACAGCTTTAAGGCAGCTGTGAAAGGCCACGGG gccATCAACGACCTGACCTTCACTGAGGAGGTGGACAtgaaggagatggagaaggccCTGCAGGAGCAGCACTACATTTTTGGGGACTACATTGAGCGGCTCTGGGCCTACCTCACCATCGAGCAGCTGCTGGAGAAACG CAAGAATGCCTGGGGTGAGGAGAAGGAGAATCTCACGGCCCAGGCCTTGGAGCTGTCCCTCAAGTACCACTTTGTGACTCCACTGACCTCCATGGTGGTGACCAAGCCTGAGGACAACGAGAACCAGACGGCCATTGCCAACAAGCCCGGGGAAG GGCCTCTGGATGCAGAAG TGATCCCCTCCATGGCTTACCTGA CCAGCTACCAGGGTCCCAAGACACCCTACTACTACG TGGATGGGGACCCCCATTTCATCATCCAAATTCCAGAGAAGGACGATGCCATCTGCTTCAATATTGATGAAGACCCAGGCACAGTGCTGCGTCTCATTCAGGACCCTGTCACAG GCCTCACAGTTAACGGGCAGATCATTGGTGAGAAGAGAGGCAGCTCAGACTCCCAGAACAGGAGGACTTACTTTGGCAAACTGGGCATTGCCAGTGCTCAGATGGACTTCCGGATTGAGGTGACACCAGAGAATATCACCCTGTGGAATGGGGACTCACTGAGCACGTTCAGCTGGCTGGACACGGTCATGGTCACACAGGATGG gcTATCTGTGATGATCAACAGGAAGAAGAGCATGGTGGTCTCCTTTGGAGATGGGGTTGCTTTTGTAGTTGTCCTGCATCAGGTGTGGAAGAAAGAGCCTGCCCACCACGACTTCCTTGGCTTCTATGTGGTGGACAGCCGTGGGATGTCAGCACAGACACATGGGCTGCTGG GACAATTCTTCCACCCCTTTGACTTTCAAGTGTCTGATGTCCACCCAGGCTCTGACCCCACAAAGCCAGATGCCACAATGGTGGTGAAGAATCATCAGCTGACAGTCACCAG gGGCTCCCAGAAGGACTACGGGAAGGACATCAGCGTTGGCAGGAATGTTGCCTGCTGGTTCGTCCACAACAATGGGCAAGGGCTGATCGATGGCATCCACAGAGACTACGTTGTCCCCAACCTGTTCTGA
- the ITIH3 gene encoding inter-alpha-trypsin inhibitor heavy chain H3 isoform X1, whose protein sequence is MALARWLCLILALLSGLAVSGFPRNPSRLLGKRSLPEGAVDGIEVYSTKVNCKVTSRFAHNVVTTRAVNHANMAKEVSFDVELPKTAFITNFTLTIDGVTYPGNVKEKEVAKKQYEKAVSQGKTAGLVKASGRKLEKFTVSVNVAAGSKVTFELTYEELLKRHKGKYEMYLKVQPKQLVKHFEITVDIFEPQGISTLDAEASFITNDLLGSALTKSFSGKKGHVSFKPSLDQQRSCPTCTDSLLKGDFIITYDVNRESPANVQIVSGYFVHFFAPQGLPVVPKSVVFVIDVSGSMHGRKMEQTKDALLKILEDVKQDDYLNFILFSGDVTTWKDSLVPATPENIQEARKFVMDIHDRGMTNINDALLRGISMLNKAREEHTVPERSTSIIIMLTDGDANVGESRPEKIQENVRNAIGGKFPLYNLGFGNNLNYNFLENMALENHGLARRIYEDSDASLQLQGFYEEVANPLLTGVEAEYPQNAILDLTRNSYQHFYDGSEIVVAGRLADEDMNSFKAAVKGHGAINDLTFTEEVDMKEMEKALQEQHYIFGDYIERLWAYLTIEQLLEKRKNAWGEEKENLTAQALELSLKYHFVTPLTSMVVTKPEDNENQTAIANKPGEGPLDAEVIPSMAYLTSYQGPKTPYYYVDGDPHFIIQIPEKDDAICFNIDEDPGTVLRLIQDPVTGLTVNGQIIGEKRGSSDSQNRRTYFGKLGIASAQMDFRIEVTPENITLWNGDSLSTFSWLDTVMVTQDGLSVMINRKKSMVVSFGDGVAFVVVLHQVWKKEPAHHDFLGFYVVDSRGMSAQTHGLLGQFFHPFDFQVSDVHPGSDPTKPDATMVVKNHQLTVTRGSQKDYGKDISVGRNVACWFVHNNGQGLIDGIHRDYVVPNLF, encoded by the exons GCGGTCGATGGCATCGAGGTCTACAGCACCAAGGTCAACTGCAAGGTGACCTCCCGCTTTGCTCACAATGTCGTCACCACAAGGGCCGTCAACCACGCAAACATGGCCAAGGAGGTGTCCTTTGATGTGGAGCTGCCCAAGACAGCCTTCATCACCAACTTCACCTT GACCATCGACGGTGTTACCTACCCTGGGAACGTCAAGGAGAAGGAAGTTGCCAAGAAGCAATATGAGAAGGCCGTGTCCCAGGGCAAGACAGCTGGCCTGGTCAA GGCCTCTGGGAGGAAGCTGGAGAAATTCACGGTCTCAGTCAATGTGGCTGCAGGCAGCAAGGTCACTTTTGAGCTAACCTACGAGGAGCTGCTCAAGAGGCATAAGGGCAAGTACGAGATGTACCTCAAGGTCCAGCCCAAGCAACTGGTCAAGCACTTTGAG ATCACGGTAGACATCTTCGAGCCTCAGGGCATCAGCACCCTGGATGCTGAAGCCTCGTTCATCACCAATGACCTCTTGGGCAGCGCCCTCACCAAGTCCTTCTCAGGGAAAAAG GGCCATGTATCCTTCAAACCCAGCTTGGACCAACAGCGTTCCTGCCCAACCTGCACAGACTCCCTCCTCAAAGGAGATTTCATCATCACCTATGATGTGAACAGAGAGTCTCCCGCCAATGTGCAA ATCGTCAGTGGCTACTTCGTGCACTTCTTTGCACCTCAAGGCCTTCCGGTGGTCCCCAAGAGTGTGGTCTTTGTGATTGACGTCAGTGGCTCCATGCACGGTCGGAAAATGGAGCAG ACAAAGGATGCCCTCCTCAAAATTCTGGAGGATGTCAAACAGGATGACTACTTGAATTTCATCCTGTTCAGTGGAGACGTGACCACTTGGAAAGACAGTTTAGTTCCAGCCACTCCTGAGAACATCCAGGAAGCCAGGAAATTTGTGATGGACATTCATGATCGAGGAA TGACCAACATCAACGACGCGCTGCTGAGGGGCATCAGTATGCTGAACAAGGCCCGGGAGGAGCATACAGTCCCAGAGAGGAGCACCTCCATTATCATCATGTTGACGGACGGGGACGCCAATGTGG GAGAAAGCAGGCCTGAAAAAATCCAAGAGAATGTGCGGAATGCCATTGGTGGCAAGTTCCCCTTGTATAACCTGGGCTTTGGCAACAATCTGAATTATAACTTCCTGGAAAATATGGCCTTGGAGAACCATGGGCTTGCCCGGCGCATTTATGAGGATTCCGATGCCAGCTTGCAATTGCAG GGCTTCTATGAGGAGGTGGCCAACCCACTGCTGACAGGCGTGGAGGCAGAGTACCCTCAGAATGCCATCCTGGACCTCACCCGGAACAGTTACCAGCACTTCTATGATGGCTCTGAGATCGTGGTAGCCGGGCGCCTGGCAGACGAGGACATGAACAGCTTTAAGGCAGCTGTGAAAGGCCACGGG gccATCAACGACCTGACCTTCACTGAGGAGGTGGACAtgaaggagatggagaaggccCTGCAGGAGCAGCACTACATTTTTGGGGACTACATTGAGCGGCTCTGGGCCTACCTCACCATCGAGCAGCTGCTGGAGAAACG CAAGAATGCCTGGGGTGAGGAGAAGGAGAATCTCACGGCCCAGGCCTTGGAGCTGTCCCTCAAGTACCACTTTGTGACTCCACTGACCTCCATGGTGGTGACCAAGCCTGAGGACAACGAGAACCAGACGGCCATTGCCAACAAGCCCGGGGAAG GGCCTCTGGATGCAGAAG TGATCCCCTCCATGGCTTACCTGA CCAGCTACCAGGGTCCCAAGACACCCTACTACTACG TGGATGGGGACCCCCATTTCATCATCCAAATTCCAGAGAAGGACGATGCCATCTGCTTCAATATTGATGAAGACCCAGGCACAGTGCTGCGTCTCATTCAGGACCCTGTCACAG GCCTCACAGTTAACGGGCAGATCATTGGTGAGAAGAGAGGCAGCTCAGACTCCCAGAACAGGAGGACTTACTTTGGCAAACTGGGCATTGCCAGTGCTCAGATGGACTTCCGGATTGAGGTGACACCAGAGAATATCACCCTGTGGAATGGGGACTCACTGAGCACGTTCAGCTGGCTGGACACGGTCATGGTCACACAGGATGG gcTATCTGTGATGATCAACAGGAAGAAGAGCATGGTGGTCTCCTTTGGAGATGGGGTTGCTTTTGTAGTTGTCCTGCATCAGGTGTGGAAGAAAGAGCCTGCCCACCACGACTTCCTTGGCTTCTATGTGGTGGACAGCCGTGGGATGTCAGCACAGACACATGGGCTGCTGG GACAATTCTTCCACCCCTTTGACTTTCAAGTGTCTGATGTCCACCCAGGCTCTGACCCCACAAAGCCAGATGCCACAATGGTGGTGAAGAATCATCAGCTGACAGTCACCAG gGGCTCCCAGAAGGACTACGGGAAGGACATCAGCGTTGGCAGGAATGTTGCCTGCTGGTTCGTCCACAACAATGGGCAAGGGCTGATCGATGGCATCCACAGAGACTACGTTGTCCCCAACCTGTTCTGA